The DNA segment GAAGACAAGCTGTTTGCCAGTGTGCACGGGAAACTGCCAGAATGGCAAATGTGTGTCACCAAACGTTTGTAGCTGCAACAGTGGGTATGTGCAAGATTCTAAGAACAAGGCTCTTTGCAACCCTGTATGCAAAGGTAATTGCCCCAATGGAAAGTGTACTGCTCCAAACGTATGCACTTGCAACTCTGGACATCGTCAAGACCCAAAGATGAAGACAAGCTGTTTGCCAGTGTGCACGGGAAACTGCCAGAATGGCAAATGTGTGGCACCAAACGTTTGTAGCTGCAACAGTGGGTATGTGCAAGATTCTAAGAACAAGGCTCTTTGCAACCCTGTATGCAAAGGTAATTGCCCCAATGGAAAGTGTACTGCTCCAAACGTGTGCACTTGCAACTCCGGGTATCGGCAAGACCCAAATACCAAGACAAGCTGTTTGCCAGTGTGCACGGGAAACTGCCAGAATGGCAAATGTGTGGCACCAAACGTTTGTAGCTGCAACAGTGGGTATGTGCAAGATTCTAAGAACAAGGCTCTTTGCAACCCTGTGTGCAAAGGAAACTGTCCCAACGGAAAGTGTATTGCACCAAATGTATGCTCATGCAATACTGGTTATCGACAGGATCCAAAGAACAAAACTGTCTGTGTGCCTGTATGTGCAGGTGACTGCCGCAATGGAAAATGTGTATCTCCAAATGTCTGCAGCTGCAATAGTGGATACGCTCAAGAGAGTAATAACAAGCATTTGTGCACCCCTGTGTGCAAAGGAAATTGTTCAAATGGAAAATGTACTGCTCCAGGTGTATGTACTTGCAATTCTGGATACAGGCAAGATCCGAAAAACAAGACAGTTTGCACACCACAGTGTGATGGAAATTGTAAGAATGGGAAATGTGTAGCACCCAATGTATGTAGTTGCAATGCTGGATATACATTAGACCTCAAAAATAATACACAGTGCAATCCTGTCTGCAAAGGGAACTGCCCAAATGGGAAATGTTTTGCTCCAAATGTATGTTCCTGTAACTCTGGTTATCAGCTCGACCCAAACAACAAGACAATCTGTAGGCCAGTTTGTATAGGTAACTGCCAAAATGGCAGATGTGTAGCTCCTAACATATGCAGTTGTAACAGTGGTTTTGTGCAGGATCTAAAGAACAAGACATTATGCAACCCTGTATGTAATGGAAACTGCCGAAATGGAAAATGTATAGCACCAAATGTTTGCTCCTGCAACTCTGGCTATCAGCTAGACCCAAACAACAAGACAATATGTAGGCCAGTCTGTGTAGGTAATTGCCAAAATGGAAAATGTGTAACTCCCAACGTATGTAGTTGTAACAGCGGTTTCATGCAGGATACAaagaacaagacactgtgcaacccTGTGTGTAAAGGAAACTGCCCAAATGGAAAATGTATAGCTCCAGATGTATGTGCCTGCAACTCTGGTTATCTACTAGATCCTAACAACAAGACAATCTGTTGGCCAGTCTGTGTCAGTAACTGTCAAAATGGAAAATGTGTAGCTCCCAATGTATGTAGTTGCAACATTGGTTATGTACAAGATAAGAATAAGACATTATGTAAACCTGTGTGCAGTGGGAACTGCCCCAATGGTAAATGTATAGCCCCCAATATCTGTACGTGCAATTCTGGATATAAGCAAGATCCAAATAACAAAATTGTCTGTACACCAGTATGTGCAGGAAATTGTCGATATGGGAAGTGTGTGGCACCAAATGTATGTGCTTGTAACAATGGATATGCTCAAGATCAAAAGAATAAGACATTGTGTAATCCTGTGTGCAGTGGAGATTGCCCCAATGGGGAATGTATAGCCCCAAATGTTTGTAACTGCAGTATCGGATATGAGCAAGATCCAAACAACAAAACACTTTGTAAGCCAATCTGTGTGGGTAACTGTCCAAATGGCGAATGTGTTTCACCGAATGTATGTCGCTGTAACAGTGGATATGCTCAAGATGCAAGGAACAGATCACAGTGTAACCCAGTATGCAAAGGAAACTGTCCCAATGGCATATGCACAGCACCGAACACCTGCACTTGCAATTCAGGCTTTCAGCAAGACATGATGGACAAGAATGTTTGTAAACCTATTTGCTCAGGCAACTGCCCAAATGGAATCTGTGTTGCCCCAGATGTATGCAGGTGTAGCAATGGATATTCCCAAGATCCCAAGAATAAGACATTATGCAAACCCAACTGCAGTGGAAATTGTCCCAATGGGAAATGCACAGCCCCAAATGTCTGCACTTGTGATTCTGGTTATGAGCAAGGCGAAGGAAATAAAACGGTCTGTAAACCCATCTGTGTAGGTAAGTGTCCAAATGGGACATGTATTGCTCCAAACGTTTGTAAATGCAACACAGGGTTTTTGCAGAATCCAGAAAATAAGACTTTGTGTAAACCCATTTGCAGTGGAAACTGTCCCAATGGGAAATGTTTAGCTCCAAATACCTGCAGCTGCAATTCTGGATACCAGCAAGATCCAAAGAACAAGCTTATGTGCACACCATATTGCAAGGGTAACTGTCAAAATGGGAAATGTGTAGCACCAAATATATGTACCTGTAATGATGGATATGTACAAGACAACAAGGATAAGACAATATGCAAGCCCGTATGTAGTGGTGGCTGTCCAAATGGGAGATGTACAGCTCCAAATGTTTGCAGTTGCAATTCTGGTTATCAGCAAGATGTAAAAGACAAAACTGTATGTGCACCCATCTGTTCGGGCGGATGTCCAAATGGGAAATGTGTGGCACCTGACATGTGCAGTTGTAACAGTGGATATTCACTAGATCCGATCAATAGTTCTGTTTGCCAGCCGCTCTGTGCCGGAGGATGCTCCAACGGAAGATGCATAGCCCCAGATGTTTGCTCTTGCGATGAAGGGTACAGTCGAGATGTGAAAAATATGTCTGTATGTAAGCCAGTTTGCTCCAAAGACTGTATTAATGGTGTGTGTGTTGGACCAGACATCTGTTCCTGTAATGTTGGGCACCAGAAAAATGCAAATAATAAGACGGTTTGTGACCCAGTGTGTGACAATGGTTGCCAGAATGGGAAGTGCACTGCACCCAACACGTGTACATGTCTTGCAGGTTACCAGCAAGACATCACGAATAAAAGTGTTTGTGTTCCTGTTTGTAGTGGAGGATGTCATCATGGGAGATGTATTGCACCAAACACTTGCAACTGTGATTCTGGTTATGAACCAGACCACAAGAATGCCCATGTCTGTCGCCCAACTTGCTCTAGAGGCTGTAAGAATGGAGAGTGTGTCGCTCCAAACCAGTGCTCCTGTAATCGTGGGTACATGGAAAGTGTAAAGGACGAGAAAGAGTGTGTTCCTGTCTGCCCTCAAGGATGTTTGAATGGCAAATGTCTCAGCTCTGGGGACTGCACCTGCAATTCTGGCTATGTCAAGGACCTGTTGAACTCCAGTAGATGCATTCCAGCTTGTGAAGGAGGTTGCCCAAATGGGACGTGCTCAGCTCCAGGGATCTGTGAATGTAATGAGGGCTACGCTAAGGATGGACAGAAATCGAACACTTGCCAGCCAGTATGTCACAATGGTTGTGGAAATGGCACTTGCGTAGCCCCTGGTGTCTGTCGCTGTGAGAAAGGTTTTGCACAGGAGCGAAACTCGTCAGGGAAATGTGTACCGAGGTGCAGTAGTGGCTGCGTCCACGGGTGGTGTGTAGCACCAGACACTTGCTCTTGTGACAACGGCTACACGTCAGACTCGTCGGGCGTGTGTGTACCACGGTGCTCAGGAACCGACACCTGCTCTTGTAGTATTAACGGTACAGCGGTGCGAACGTGTCGGTGCGAGAAATCTGGAGCGAGCTGCGGTGGACCAACTATGAGAAGAGTCAACACGTAAGTCGGTCCTAGACCAACCTTACCTTTCTCAGCAGTGTTTCTTTCTACTTCTTCTTGAAttctaaggttcgaatcctgcctcgggcatggatgtgtgtgatgtccttaggttagttagctttaattagttctaagttctaggcgactgatgacctcagaagttaagtcgcatagtgctcagagccatttgaaccatttttttgaattctcATTTTAATCTGTTTAGTGCTTGTTACAGTCTCCATGTTTTCCTGTATCTTCCAGGGTATCGGTATGCTTTAGATTTTCCTTTAGTTTCTATTAGTAATACACTCCAAGGCAAAAAAAGGACCCACCCcgaagggattatccgaatgggacggaaatcggtagatatgatgtacaagtACAAATATTTATAATACACACtagtcgccattaaaattgctacacgacgaagatgacgtgctacagacgcgaaatttaaccgacaggaagaagatgctctgatatgcaatatagcttttcagagcattcgcacaagctTGGCGTCGTTGGCGACaagtacaacgtgctgacatgaggaaagtttccaaccgatttctcatacacaaacaacagttgaccggcgttgcccggtgaaacgttattgtgatgcctcgagaaaggagaagaaatacgaaccattacgtttccgacttttataaaggtcggattgtagcctatcgcgattgcggtttattgtatcgcgacattgctgctcgcgttggtcgagacccaatgactgttcgcagaatatggtatcggtgggttcaggagggtaatacggaacgccgtgctggatcccaacggtctcgtatcactagcagtcgggatgacaggcaccttatccgcatggctgtaacggatcgtgcagccacgtctcgatccctgcgtcaacagatggggacctttgcaagacaacaaccatctgcacgaacagttcgacgacgtttgcagcagcatggactatcagctcggagagcatggctgcggttacccttgacactgcatcacagacaggagcgcttgcgatggtgtattcaacgacgaacctgggtgcacgattgccaaaacgtcgttttttaggatgaatccaggttctgtttacagcatcacgatagtcgcatccgtgtttggcaacatcgcagtgaacgcacattggaagcgtgtattcgtcatcgccacactggcgtatcacccgtcgtgatggtatgatgtgccattggttacacgtctcggtcacctcttgttcgcaatggcggcactttgaacagtggacgtcacatttcagatgtgttacgacccgtggctctaccctccattcgatccctgcgtaaccctacttttcagcaggataatgcacgaccgaatgttgcaggtcctgtacgggcctttctggatacagaaaatattcgactgctgccctgaccagcgcattctccagatctctcaccaattgaaaatgtctggtcaatggcggccgagcaactggcttgttacAATAcggctgtcactactcttgatgaactgtggtatcgtgttgaagctgcatgggcagctgtacctgtacacgccatccaagctctgtttgactcaatgcccaggcgtatcaaggccgttataacggccagaggtggttgttctgggtactgatttctcaagaattatgcacccaaattgcttggaaatgtaatcacatgtcagttctagtataatatatttgttcaatgaatacctgttgatcatctgcatttcttcttggtgtagcaattttaatggccagtagtgtaataaatgaTTATAAGACATTATTATAAAACGTTATTATACTTGCAGCTATTCTTCCTCAGCTGACAGTTTAATAACGTTTATTATGTAGATGAGAGTAAAAATAATAATCATTCTAATGACTATACGGGCCGACAAGGTGTAAGTCACGGGCCGCCAAGGTGTTAAGTCCACTGATGTAAGCGATTTTGAAAAATAAGGAAAGTTCTGGCCTGGCATCTGGGCGGAACATCTCGAGAACGGCGAAACTGTACGATTTTTCGCGTACTTCTATATTAAGCATCGATCAATAATGATTGAAGGACGGCGAAACCACTAGTAGGTGACAATATGTCTGACGTCCATGACTTCACAGAAGGAGGACGTCAGAGGACTGCCCGCTTTGTAAAGCAGCATAGGCGGCTATCTGTGGCAGATCTCGCCGCAGGGCACAGagctggtgcaggcacaaatgtGTTGGGGCACACCGTTCCGTGCAAATTATTGAACGTGGGTCCCCTCCAGCAAAGACCCCTACACGTTCCCATGTTGAGAAaatgacattgtcaattacgactgCGGTGGGCAGGCGGTCATCGAGATTGGGCCTTgaagcaatggaaatgtgtcgccCGGTCGAATTGAACGCGTTTCTCGTTGCACCAGCTCGACGATCTGTCCGGATACTTCGTCGTCTAGGCGAACAGCTCCTCAGTACGCTATTTCGCTCATTCAACTGGGTTTCCTTGAGAATAATCCAAGGCCCCACGAGAGTTGTGGACTGTAAGAACTTTATTGCGAACCACCTGCTTCCCTCTCTGCTTGGTATCTTCCCTGGCACTGACGTCTCTTCAGTCACGATAAGTACCATTGTTATAGGGCCCGAATCgcgctactgtggtttgaggagcatggcgGAGAAATTACGTTGAAGCGAACCCATGGAGCTCATCTAGGACGATATCAGATTTCAGGTTTCCGACCAAAAACCACCTGCCTTTAATATACTGAAATTGCGTCACCTTTGCGCATTCgagggggggacccaaaagaaaccggagtgctgtcataaaaatttattgatgaacctttttacaaaattacttcagtcacgttgagacttgtcaagtctcttttcccactatttgaagcatgtttggaactctccAAGTTTGATactgtccagtgccctttgcgaagctgttttttaccgcctccacatcgtcataacgctcccctttcaGCGTTTTtatcattcgtggaaataggaaaaagtcggacggggctaggtccggcgaatacggagcgtgggtaacgacagaccacctctgagatgccaaatagtgggtcattcgtaaggccgtgtgtgctggagcgttgtcgtgatgcagaaaccagtcacctgatcgccaaagttccggacgtttcctcctcacatcctctcgcagacgccttaaaacatccaagtaaaagtgctggttaacagtctggccagggggtacgaattcccaatgcacaattccacgaacatcaaaaaagacaatgatgaTCGTCTTCACATTtaacctcacttgccttgcttttttttgtctgggagagttgggagtcctccactggcttgacgcttgctcggTTTCTTGGTCATACCCGTAACGCCAACTCTCATCCCCtggaatgactttgttcaagaagtctggatcacgtgcaatctctgttttcaagtcctgacacacattcctgtgtgagaaggcgcggaacaaatttagcagcaacacgtctcatgcgcaaatcctcactcaaaatccgctggcacgagctccaactgattcctgtctctgctgaaatttggtcgatcgtttggcgacgatcctagttgatcttttggcggaccttttcaatgttctcctcatttcgcgatgttgaaggacgtccagaacgagcttagtcttcaacacacatctcaccacgtttaaagcgcccaaatcactcgaaaacctgtgtgcggctcatagagtcctcctggaaagcttcctgaagcatttcgtgtgtctccattgcagtttttttttaagcaggaaacaaaatttcgcacacactctttgttcttttaaagttgccataacgacttcgcagaggtaacccgccaacagtcagacaaacacaataccacacttgcacgttcagctctacactgacgccgtctgcacagctgtttcatgaaggtctctactaacaccatctagcgtgataaccctgcactacgtctgcgagtggcagcgccctcggagtccggtttcttttgggtcccccctcgtatgtctaccaaggacttgtcgaatgtaTGTCACGTAAAATAACTACTTTCGTGAACCAGTACAGTGTTGAACAGGTGGTCAGAATGTTTCAGCTCATCAGCGTACATATAAACGAGACACAGCAGTACTTGTTTACAGGTCACTCCACATCTCGAAAATCAAATTCGTACTGCTTTCCAGACAAAACTCTCGGTATTTGACTCCTTGCTGACTTACACCACGTTCGAAACTTACAGAATTGGACACTTCTCCATAAGTTTAGGTTACATCTTCGTACCTCCAGTACACAAAAGCTGTTGCAACTCACtccctcaaaaatggctcaaatggctctgagcactatgggaattaacatctgtggtcatcagtccactagaacttagaactacttaaacctaactaacctaaggacatcacacacatccatgcccgaggcaggattcgaacctgcgaccgtagcggtcacgcggttccagactgtagcgcctagaacctcaaggccactccagccggctaactCATTCCTACAGGAGTTATTCGAGCTAATTTTCAATCAGTCAGTCAAAAGCCCAAAAAGGTACACAAATCTAGGTCAAGTGATTATAATTTCAGATGACTATAAATTAAACAAATGAATATAATTTCagtaatttggatgatttattcaacagaaagagcttcatggactgagcaagtcactaacgtgttggttcacctctggcccttgtgcaagcagttattcggcttggcactgattgacagagttgttggatgttctcctcagggatttcgtgccaaattatgtccaattggcgccttagatcATCTAAATGCCAAGCTGGTTGGCAGACCcttcccataatactccaaacggtttcaactgggaagagatccgacgaccttgctggccaaggtaaggtttggcaagcacgggaagcaagcagtagaaactatcgccgTCTATGTGCGgtgattatcttgctgaagtgtaagctcaggatggcaACAAAAGGAGGCGCGGAATGTCGTCGACGCACCGCTGTACGGTGAAGGtgacacggatgacaaccaaaggggtccagctATGAAATGGGACGGAACTCCCAGCACGGCGAGCGGCAGTCAGGTCGCTATCCCACTGCCGTCCGAGGTGCCTctgctgatcatcggggctcatctctaacaagggaacatccccaccgcacccccctcagatttagttataagttggcacagtggataggccttgaaaaactgaacacagatcagtcgagaaaacaggaagaagttgtgtggaactgtgaaaaaaataagcaaaatatacaaactgagtagtccatgcgcaacatagcctacatcaaggatagtgtgagttcaggagcgctgtggtcccgtggttagcgtgagcagctgcggaacgagaggtccttggttcaagtattccctcgagtgaaaattttatcttcttcattttcgcaaagttatgatctgtccgttcgttcattgatgtctatgttcactgaaataagtttagtgtctgtgtttttgcgaccgcaccgcaaaaccgtgcgattagtagacgaaaggacgtgcctctccaatgggaaccgaaaacatttgatcgcaaggtcataggtcaaccgattcctccacaggaaaacacgtctgatatattatatacgacactggtgacggcatgtgcgtcacatgacaggaatatgttgtcgacccatctaacttgtatacttggcgaatgggtagaaagattcttctaccttgtccgatttaggatttcttgtggatgtgataatcactcccaaaagagtgatgaaaataaaaaaattaaacatttcactcgaggaatgactttaaccaaggacctctcgttccgcagctgcacacgctaaccacgggaccacggcgctcctgagctcacactatccttgatgttgcctatcttgcgcatggactacttagtttgtaaatttgcttatttttttcaaagttccacacaatttcttcctgttttctcgattcatctgtgttcagtttttcaaggcctatccactgtgccagcttataactaaatctgaggggggtgcgatggggaggttcccttgtaagcaggacTGGTCACTCAAGACAATCCTGCTCCAATCAGTGAGATACCAGGCGGAAGACGTGTCCAGAGAAGTTC comes from the Schistocerca piceifrons isolate TAMUIC-IGC-003096 chromosome 9, iqSchPice1.1, whole genome shotgun sequence genome and includes:
- the LOC124716858 gene encoding fibrillin-1, whose amino-acid sequence is MPAAACKLLALPLLQLLLLGAAHAPAPVDAAVGVCSKPVTYTETQLVTFRRSVRLGGLVKWITGKRPQKFTKKRNVFGCCTGYKKKGSVNICEPVCNGGCANGKCTAPGVCTCNKGYQRDSKNKALCRPVCAGNCRNGKCVGPNVCNCNKGYAQDAKNKAVCNPVCTGNCPNGKCTAPNVCTCNSGYRQDPKTKTSCLPVCTGNCQNGKCVSPNVCSCNSGYVQDSKNKALCNPVCKGNCPNGKCTAPNVCTCNSGYRQDPKTKTSCLPVCTGNCQNGKCVSPNVCSCNSGYVQDSKNKALCNPVCKGNCPNGKCTAPNVCTCNSGHRQDPKMKTSCLPVCTGNCQNGKCVAPNVCSCNSGYVQDSKNKALCNPVCKGNCPNGKCTAPNVCTCNSGYRQDPNTKTSCLPVCTGNCQNGKCVAPNVCSCNSGYVQDSKNKALCNPVCKGNCPNGKCIAPNVCSCNTGYRQDPKNKTVCVPVCAGDCRNGKCVSPNVCSCNSGYAQESNNKHLCTPVCKGNCSNGKCTAPGVCTCNSGYRQDPKNKTVCTPQCDGNCKNGKCVAPNVCSCNAGYTLDLKNNTQCNPVCKGNCPNGKCFAPNVCSCNSGYQLDPNNKTICRPVCIGNCQNGRCVAPNICSCNSGFVQDLKNKTLCNPVCNGNCRNGKCIAPNVCSCNSGYQLDPNNKTICRPVCVGNCQNGKCVTPNVCSCNSGFMQDTKNKTLCNPVCKGNCPNGKCIAPDVCACNSGYLLDPNNKTICWPVCVSNCQNGKCVAPNVCSCNIGYVQDKNKTLCKPVCSGNCPNGKCIAPNICTCNSGYKQDPNNKIVCTPVCAGNCRYGKCVAPNVCACNNGYAQDQKNKTLCNPVCSGDCPNGECIAPNVCNCSIGYEQDPNNKTLCKPICVGNCPNGECVSPNVCRCNSGYAQDARNRSQCNPVCKGNCPNGICTAPNTCTCNSGFQQDMMDKNVCKPICSGNCPNGICVAPDVCRCSNGYSQDPKNKTLCKPNCSGNCPNGKCTAPNVCTCDSGYEQGEGNKTVCKPICVGKCPNGTCIAPNVCKCNTGFLQNPENKTLCKPICSGNCPNGKCLAPNTCSCNSGYQQDPKNKLMCTPYCKGNCQNGKCVAPNICTCNDGYVQDNKDKTICKPVCSGGCPNGRCTAPNVCSCNSGYQQDVKDKTVCAPICSGGCPNGKCVAPDMCSCNSGYSLDPINSSVCQPLCAGGCSNGRCIAPDVCSCDEGYSRDVKNMSVCKPVCSKDCINGVCVGPDICSCNVGHQKNANNKTVCDPVCDNGCQNGKCTAPNTCTCLAGYQQDITNKSVCVPVCSGGCHHGRCIAPNTCNCDSGYEPDHKNAHVCRPTCSRGCKNGECVAPNQCSCNRGYMESVKDEKECVPVCPQGCLNGKCLSSGDCTCNSGYVKDLLNSSRCIPACEGGCPNGTCSAPGICECNEGYAKDGQKSNTCQPVCHNGCGNGTCVAPGVCRCEKGFAQERNSSGKCVPRCSSGCVHGWCVAPDTCSCDNGYTSDSSGVCVPRCSGTDTCSCSINGTAVRTCRCEKSGASCGGPTMRRVNTASSGLMSRAAWVGVAVFLGVLLLAGSVLVVVAICRRRRLCRPIAKASQPAIAGQRDFSNPIFQMEIDEGPSLQPLGVSGSLMAVS